From a single Arthrobacter sp. SLBN-112 genomic region:
- a CDS encoding glycosyltransferase family 9 protein gives MSGPTTAGPASDRLPADGKPELLVLRALKLGDLLVAVPALKGIRRAFPEHRLRYAAQGWLSEALGLVGGYELFPTHGLDEPLAMEPGLVDVAVNLHGSGPESQGRIEALKARQTVGHRSAHRDGPPWRPELHERERWVRLLEWHGIEADPLDVGLNTPHVPSPVPGATVLHVGAAYGSRLWPAERFAAVAAALSEAGHQVVFTGGTSERDRAEEVCRLAGLPGTTMLAGMLGLGEFAATIAAARLVVSADTGAAHLASAYGTPSVVLFGPAPPEIWGPPPGPHVVLTCAELRLGDTFAARPDPALLAVQVSDVMAAVRGLGLL, from the coding sequence ATGAGCGGCCCGACGACGGCGGGACCAGCCAGCGATCGGCTTCCCGCTGACGGTAAACCGGAGCTCCTGGTCCTGCGTGCCTTGAAGCTGGGAGACCTGTTGGTGGCCGTACCTGCGCTGAAAGGCATCCGGCGGGCGTTTCCCGAACACCGGCTGCGCTACGCAGCGCAGGGGTGGCTGTCGGAAGCCCTGGGGCTGGTGGGCGGATACGAACTGTTCCCCACGCACGGCCTGGACGAGCCATTGGCGATGGAACCAGGACTGGTGGATGTGGCCGTGAACCTGCACGGCAGCGGCCCGGAGAGCCAGGGGCGGATTGAGGCACTGAAGGCCAGGCAGACCGTTGGCCACCGCAGCGCCCACCGGGATGGCCCGCCGTGGCGGCCTGAACTGCACGAGCGCGAACGCTGGGTGAGGCTCCTGGAGTGGCATGGCATCGAAGCTGACCCGCTGGACGTAGGGCTGAACACTCCCCACGTCCCCAGCCCCGTCCCCGGCGCAACAGTCCTTCACGTCGGGGCCGCTTACGGCAGCAGGCTCTGGCCAGCGGAACGCTTTGCGGCGGTGGCAGCGGCCCTCTCGGAAGCCGGGCATCAGGTGGTGTTCACCGGCGGGACCTCGGAAAGGGACCGCGCAGAGGAAGTATGCCGGCTCGCAGGACTCCCGGGCACCACCATGCTGGCCGGTATGCTGGGCCTCGGAGAGTTCGCGGCCACGATCGCCGCCGCACGCCTGGTGGTCTCTGCCGACACCGGCGCCGCACACCTGGCATCCGCCTACGGGACTCCTTCCGTGGTGCTTTTTGGGCCGGCACCGCCGGAAATCTGGGGGCCGCCCCCGGGGCCCCACGTTGTCCTGACGTGCGCGGAACTGCGTCTCGGGGACACGTTCGCGGCCCGGCCGGATCCTGCCCTGCTTGCCGTCCAGGTTTCCGACGTCATGGCTGCCGTGAGGGGGTTGGGACTGCTGTAG
- a CDS encoding NADPH:quinone reductase, whose product MKAVVYEETGPSSVLQLRDKPVTDPGPGEVRVRLVVSGVNPTDWKSRAGSGSSRLDAAKVPNQDGAGVIDQLGPGVTGFGVGDRVWLWDVAWGSNEGTAQEYVVVPAHKAVPLPDAESFETGASLGIPALTAHRALTSSEDGPARLSPGALAGRTVLVTGGAGAVGHAAIQLARWAGAAVITTVSGDRKAELALRAGAATVINYRQADVVHAVHEAAPDGVDIIVDVNAPANIDANLHVLKPGGTISIYAANPGESLTVPIRESMTRNVRYQFILTYTVTDEQKQNAVAGVAEALAAGALGVGEEHGLPLTRFALTETAAAHEAVEQGTVGKVLIDVAPAP is encoded by the coding sequence GTGAAGGCAGTTGTGTACGAGGAAACCGGTCCCTCATCGGTGCTGCAGCTCCGGGACAAGCCTGTGACGGATCCAGGTCCGGGCGAGGTCCGGGTCCGGCTGGTGGTGTCGGGAGTGAACCCCACCGACTGGAAGTCACGGGCCGGAAGCGGCAGCAGCAGACTGGACGCCGCCAAGGTTCCCAACCAGGACGGAGCCGGTGTCATCGACCAGCTGGGTCCGGGAGTGACAGGATTCGGCGTGGGCGACCGCGTCTGGCTATGGGATGTGGCCTGGGGCAGCAATGAAGGAACCGCACAGGAATATGTCGTGGTGCCCGCCCACAAAGCGGTGCCGCTTCCCGACGCCGAATCCTTTGAGACCGGCGCCTCGCTCGGGATTCCCGCACTGACAGCGCACCGGGCGCTGACGTCGAGCGAGGATGGACCGGCCAGGCTTTCCCCCGGCGCCCTGGCAGGCCGGACCGTGCTGGTCACCGGCGGTGCAGGCGCCGTCGGCCACGCAGCCATCCAGCTGGCACGGTGGGCCGGTGCTGCCGTCATCACAACCGTCAGCGGAGACCGGAAAGCGGAACTCGCCCTCCGCGCCGGCGCCGCCACGGTTATCAACTATCGGCAGGCCGACGTCGTCCACGCCGTCCATGAGGCAGCCCCCGACGGAGTGGACATCATCGTGGACGTCAACGCACCGGCCAACATCGACGCCAACCTGCACGTACTCAAGCCTGGCGGGACCATCTCAATTTACGCCGCCAACCCCGGCGAATCGCTCACGGTCCCAATCCGCGAAAGCATGACCAGGAATGTCCGCTATCAATTCATCCTCACCTACACCGTCACGGACGAGCAGAAACAGAATGCTGTAGCCGGCGTTGCCGAGGCCCTCGCCGCAGGTGCGCTTGGGGTAGGCGAAGAACATGGCCTGCCCCTGACGCGGTTCGCCCTCACAGAGACGGCTGCAGCCCACGAAGCAGTGGAGCAGGGAACAGTCGGAAAGGTACTTATCGACGTGGCACCGGCACCCTGA
- a CDS encoding phospholipase D family protein, protein MRPLVHGAAYFSRLHEELSVLQAGDRVWFTDWRGDADEQLEAGGTTIGGLLAGLARSGVEVRGLVWRSHGERVSAPISGRSNELLSRKINDSGGEALLDQRVRLFGSHHQKLVVIRRRTDPSRDVAFVGGLDLSHSRRDDAGHAGDAQAVKMDSRYGQRPPWHDAALELRGPVVADVLAVFAERWNDPHPLDRRTPYRMLLQRLARMPRHPKPLPESAPPPPPAGPHAVQLLRTYGVKHPPFPFAPHGERSIARAYTKAFAQARSVIYVEDQYLWSTEVAAGIATALERNPGLNVIIVVPRYPDTDGPLSGPPKRLGQLRAISMLRRAAPDRVGIFDLENSQGTPIYVHAKICIIDDTWFTCGSDNFNRRSWTTDSELTCAVMDTSADGMPPEESGSPPHPPLAKELRLELWAEHLGLEKDDPRLHINGAALQLWKSTADALDQWHRGGRHAPRPAGQVRRHVTEPVTPLQRLWADPIYRFLVDPDGRPRRLRGTPRF, encoded by the coding sequence GTGCGTCCCCTGGTACATGGCGCAGCCTACTTTTCCAGGCTTCATGAGGAACTGTCGGTACTGCAGGCGGGAGACCGGGTGTGGTTCACGGACTGGCGCGGCGATGCCGACGAGCAGCTGGAGGCGGGCGGCACGACCATTGGCGGGTTGCTCGCAGGGCTGGCGCGCTCTGGCGTGGAAGTACGGGGCCTCGTCTGGAGATCCCATGGTGAACGGGTGTCCGCCCCTATCAGCGGCCGCTCCAATGAACTTCTCAGCCGGAAGATCAACGACTCAGGCGGCGAGGCGCTGTTGGATCAGCGAGTGCGTCTCTTCGGCTCCCATCACCAGAAACTGGTGGTCATCCGCCGTCGTACCGACCCCTCCCGCGATGTGGCGTTTGTGGGTGGGCTGGACCTTTCGCACAGCCGTCGCGACGACGCCGGCCATGCGGGAGACGCCCAGGCGGTGAAGATGGATTCCCGTTACGGGCAGAGGCCCCCGTGGCACGATGCCGCCCTTGAACTGCGCGGCCCGGTGGTTGCAGATGTGTTGGCGGTGTTCGCCGAGCGGTGGAACGATCCGCACCCTTTGGACCGGCGGACCCCGTACCGGATGCTGCTGCAGCGCCTGGCCCGTATGCCCAGGCATCCCAAACCGCTCCCCGAGTCCGCTCCTCCCCCACCGCCGGCAGGTCCGCATGCCGTGCAACTGTTGCGGACCTACGGCGTGAAGCACCCGCCATTCCCCTTCGCACCACATGGAGAGCGGAGCATAGCGCGCGCTTACACGAAGGCGTTCGCCCAGGCCCGTTCGGTCATCTACGTCGAAGATCAATATCTGTGGTCCACAGAGGTGGCAGCGGGAATCGCAACTGCCCTGGAACGCAACCCCGGGCTGAACGTGATCATTGTTGTGCCCAGGTACCCGGACACCGACGGCCCACTGAGTGGACCGCCCAAGCGCCTTGGGCAACTGCGGGCCATCAGCATGCTCCGCCGGGCCGCACCCGACAGGGTAGGCATATTCGACCTCGAAAACAGCCAGGGGACTCCGATCTACGTCCACGCCAAAATCTGCATCATTGACGACACCTGGTTCACCTGTGGTTCAGACAATTTCAACCGGCGGTCCTGGACCACCGACAGCGAGCTCACCTGCGCCGTAATGGACACCTCCGCCGACGGCATGCCGCCGGAAGAATCCGGCAGCCCGCCACACCCGCCGCTCGCCAAGGAACTGAGGCTCGAGCTCTGGGCGGAACACCTGGGCCTTGAGAAAGACGATCCACGGCTCCACATAAACGGGGCAGCACTGCAGCTGTGGAAGAGCACGGCAGATGCCCTGGACCAGTGGCACCGTGGCGGCCGCCATGCGCCCCGCCCGGCAGGGCAGGTCCGCCGCCATGTCACCGAACCCGTCACGCCCCTCCAGCGCCTGTGGGCCGATCCCATTTACCGGTTCCTCGTGGACCCTGACGGCCGGCCCCGCCGCCTCCGCGGCACGCCCCGCTTCTAG